In one window of Microplitis demolitor isolate Queensland-Clemson2020A chromosome 4, iyMicDemo2.1a, whole genome shotgun sequence DNA:
- the LOC128667661 gene encoding DNA repair protein RAD52 homolog: protein MAVNHYDLEFLLEQANKLFSRDNWAHEIIDQTIDFVNENNKIVYVGCSTVVRVLLKSGRFHENVGFHEGVSESTGKAFEDARKVAII from the exons atggcGGTAAATCACTAtgacttagaatttttattggaacaagcaaataaattattcagtagAGATAATTGGGCTcatgaaataattgatcaaacaATTG attttgtaaatgaaaataataaaattgtttatgttGGGTGTTCGACGGTGGTAAGAGTTCTTCTCAAATCTGGAAGATTTCATGAAAATGTAGGGTTTCATGAAGGCGTGTCTGAGTCCACTGGGAAAGCTTTCGAGGATGCGAGAAAAGTTgctatcatttaa